ttaaaaatttataaattattaaagtgaattgggttttagactttagtaaattgggttgtcttttagttttagttttattggattgggtaattgggtaaactttagttttagttttattgggttgggtaattgggttgggtaattgagtttgggttgggttggataatcttatttattaattttttcggttaaccgaccggtttcgaaccgaattaaccgttaacgaaaaatcataaaaaaattaaccgaccccgatcgaaaaaaattcggttaaccgaccgattaaccgaattcggtcggttaaccgaattttttcggttttacccgaattatgcacacccctatTGGGTGGATTATTTCGAGTTTGAGTTTTTTCGAGTTATGATTTTTTTAGGTTCGGGTtttttcaagttcaaatctttttgcgtttaggtttaattttagtttgttttacgGCTGCTAATACCTCGTCGGTTGAGGAGCAAAAGGAGGAATCCGCTCGAAGAGGGGCTTGCGTCTAATTAGCTAGTTGGTGAGGCAATAGCTTACCAAAGCGATGATTAGTAGTTGGTCCAAGAGGATGATCGGCCACACTGGGACTGAGACACGGCCCAGACTCCTACGAGAGGCAGCAGTGGGGAATTTTCCACAATGGGCGAAAGCCTGACTGAGCAATGCCACGTCGAGGTAGAAGGCCCATGGGTTGTGAACTTCTTTTCCCGGAGAACAAACAATGACGGTATCTGGGGAATAAGCATTGGCTAACTCTGTGCTAGCAGTCGCGGTAATATAGATGGTGCAAGCGTTATCCGGAATGATTGGGTGTAAAGCGTCTGTAGGTGCGTCTGTAGGTGGCTTCAgtgtaacataatttaaatgtttaCATCTCAATATAAGTTATtactttgttatattttaagtaaacttttattgtaatatattttttaattaaaattaaaatttgttattgttactttttacataaaaattgtataatattgtttattatataaaatcaattatgtcaaataatttcattataaaaatatgacataGTACGAGttaattatattgtaaaatattcGATTAGGTGCActtgattattaaataatacattataatttatattattattcacCATGAAATAAGAAACTTTTAACAAATGAAAGGAGTTTATTTGCATAATGGaaagattttatgttttaaaaaaaatataacttgatattatatttttattattaaaggacttataattttaacaaatttaatgacataaattatgtttttaagtataaaacgttaaaattaaacttttattgaGTTTAAACCTTACtcttatttagttatttatttataactttTGGTTTTTATAATGTCTCTACTTATTTTAACGtaaatgatataaattaattctaaaaattaaaagctaaattcaatgaaaaataattaaagaaaaaaacttgaaaattaggtAGTAATACCATAGAGTTTTTGGTTTGTATAATAGTAGTTGTTAGGATAATTACCATCACCGGCCCAAAGCCCAAATGAATTTGGGCCGAATTACAATAAGCTCACAGGATAGGCTCACATAAGACCCTATGAATACGTGTTTGGTTTAAAGAAAGATACGTGTCTATATACATGAGGCCTATCTACTTAGTAAGTCATGTTAATAAACTGTATTCATTTCATATGAATATACATATACTGCTACCTGAAGAATATAGAGAAAAACACTTAACAGTAGTAATCTTATTTTCTGAAAAAAGGttgtgtaaaaatatttaagttgaGGACAATAAATGAGGAAAATAATGAAACAGAAAGTCCAATAATTGGGAATCTGACAACTACGGAATGGGGAGACATTTTCTATGTCATTTACCCATCCTTTTCTTTTGCAACCAACTCTTTTCCACCTTGTTTTGTGGAGACTCGAAAGTGCTCTctcctaatttatttatttgtgttaggCAAGAGATTTTGGTGAAACAGCTTTGAGATCATTTTTggatattgttaattttttaaaaacatatttttaattagtaatggTTACTTCAACTCCAACAAGATAAAACGATGTTGCAGTAACCTCGACACCCACAAGTATCGAGATCGAACCCCTTCATTTCcctaataaacaaaatttagcCTCTCCAACTACTCTTACAATTAAGATTTactacacatttaaaaatattttgtatgttgtGTTGGATgttttttcatcaattaaatCTTGATAGCATGAAAAAGGGCAAGATTGTCATTTAATAAAGATAATATATTTCCCCTCAAATTCCGGTAATagaaagaatgaaaagagatgtACTTTTAGAGTTCTGTAACTTCAAATCAACACAGATTCCCATTTCCCaagttgattttgattgatttttccACTTCCTTGTACTTTATCCACCCCATCTTCAATTTCCCTTTCTCATACACTTCTAACTAAAACCAGAATTACAGCTCCCTTTACTCTAATCTAATCATACCCCTACTCTTTTCCTTCTCaatctttgaatttttcctcttCCTTTTCGCAATTCCTTACCAATCTGGGGTTTGCTTCTTTTCTGGCGGGAACTCTTCAGCTGGCTGGATGGAACCAactttcatttaaaacatttcttttttcttttaaataaaaaattccttttgTGTTTCCATTATATTCTGTAGGAACCAAAGAAAGGTGTGAAAATcggaaattttttattttaaaattgatggCGAACCCACCGGGGAACCATCAACAAGAAGCGAATCAAGCGTCATCTTTTAATGGAGCTCACTTGAACAACGGGAATCCTGTACCAGAGACCTCAGGTTCGGGTATGAAGCATAACCCTGGTATTTCCTTGGATTGGACCTTGGAAGAGCAAGCTATCCTCGACGACGGCTTAAAAAAGTGAGTCTTCTTTGCTCTTTTGGTTGCATGGGATTTTGGGGCTTTGGTGAAAttctatttttgtgaaatttcaatttatagTTCTAGAAATGTGAACTTTGTTGTTGTACCATTCTTGATTGAATTTATCGTTTCTTTGAACTGGTTGGGagtgtttaaatttataaaatggaaGGGAATGGAATAGTTCAGCAGCTAATACGCATGGTAACAACTTCCTTGTAAGAGTTTTGATGGGGATTGAGGTCTTTTGAATGTCGGAAATCTCTGTCGGTTGTTCTGGATAatccaattgattttttttccacatTTTACTGAATGATCTCGTTATTagcctaatttatttttaactttcttcCTTTTGTTGGGATTGGGAGGATTCAAGTTCTAATTCTGATTCTTTTTGTGTGGCATCTCCTTGCAGATATGCGTCAGAGCCAAGCATAATTCGATATGCAAAAATCGCCCTGCAGTTACAAAATAAGACAGTCCGGGATGTGGCTTTGCGGTGCAGATGGATGACGGTAAGCGTTACTGTTCTCAAAAGTCGATCTAAATTCATCACTTAACTGTTTGTCTGAGTTCTAGAATATATAGACTCATAGATGTAGAACATATTTCTCAAGTGGCTTAAAATGCTGCTGCAACGAGGCAGGCTGTAATCATTGGAGTCAATTTATATTTTGCTGGCTTGATTCCATAATTCTACTCTGTGTTTTATATAGTGTATATGTGTTTGTGTGCGCGCCTGCATGCACATGTGTGATAAGAGAACAATCTGATTTATGCTTGAtgcagaaaaaggaaaatagcaAGAGAAGGAAGGAAGAACATAATATAGCCAGGAAAAGTAAAGACAAAAAGGTAAGATTTATCGGTTTCTTTCTTCTGTGTGCTAAACTGTAattatttctgtttttttttactcCTATGAGCATGCTCAGTTGTTTAATTCTTAGAATGCAAGATATTAGATATCCTTTAAAGGTAAAATATTCTCCCTGTGATACTGACACGCGGAGAGCatatctttatttaatttcctATTTCCTCTTTCACACGGGCACATCTGGAGAGATGTGAATGACTGCTTCCATTCACAATGGAAACCTCTCTTGTATATGAAAGGTAGTGGAGCAGAGCTCATTGAGCATAGGGAGGTTATTGAGTTGAacatagtattttatatttttgtggtACAGATGTTAGATGGAGattttttttgatgaatatgttaGATGGAGATTTAATTGGTTTTTAGACTTGTAATATATTAGATTCAAGcaaaataatttctttcaaagttGCCAATTCATGATAATATTTTgttgacataataataaatagggAAATATTTGTAGTTTATGATTTATGACTGTTTTTTTGGACCAAAAGATGCTTAGGAATAACTTTTGCTTTGTTTTCAGGAAAGAGTTGCTGATCCCACGGCAAAGCCTACTCAGTTTGCAGCTCGACCTAATCTTTCTCCTTATGCACCCCCAATGGTTCCTATGGACTATGATGATGGTATTCCATACAGAGGTGGGTGTTATCTTTGACTATTTTTAAGTTGCTCTTAATTGTTCGAGGTTTAGAGATGTGCTCTATTGGTTTAGATTTGATCTTTGAATCATTTTGGTGCTTTcttgggtttttttatttacttgatcCCTGCTATGCATATTGTTCTGATTTTAGATGTTCTTAGCCTGAGCTATCTGTCAATGCTTTTGTAATTTATGTTGACAAGAGATGTTGAAACTTTGAAGGATTTGGACAGTGGGGGTGAAGCATTATTTCTGCCTTTTTCTTAGCCTGTGGGGCTTTAGTTGGCAGG
This genomic window from Gossypium raimondii isolate GPD5lz chromosome 10, ASM2569854v1, whole genome shotgun sequence contains:
- the LOC105777320 gene encoding uncharacterized protein LOC105777320, whose amino-acid sequence is MANPPGNHQQEANQASSFNGAHLNNGNPVPETSGSGMKHNPGISLDWTLEEQAILDDGLKKYASEPSIIRYAKIALQLQNKTVRDVALRCRWMTKKENSKRRKEEHNIARKSKDKKERVADPTAKPTQFAARPNLSPYAPPMVPMDYDDGIPYRAIGGVTGELLEQNAHAFNQISANLAAFQIQENIGLLCQTRDNILKIMNELNDIPDVMKQMQVLPVKLNDELANTILPPSSHPMLS